One window of Rhizobium leguminosarum genomic DNA carries:
- a CDS encoding methyl-accepting chemotaxis protein: MLRLFSTSIVRQIVAITLFLLAISTAAIVGVTYYNLSRYVMDGAVADARDATRTMAVLYGAADQGARIELKDDRLSTVTEDAIPALADHSLVDRTAQSIAGVATIFQKQGGDYVRISTNVKKENGDRAVGTKLVAEHPAQPVLARGEAYYGQAELFGRKFMTGYFPIKNTSNANVGILFIGIPMEVYYQRMYELQMLVLGVGAIVMLIVGVLAFYAIRLSVKPLQALTASVHAISSGDLDGAIPCVAKKNEFGDIGRALALFRDSARARRDLETQAAEQRSLSDAERARNDADKRSLDGQIDFAVNQLAAGLGRLSQGDVSQTIGTPFVGRLEQLRVDFNASLLRLQDTLSGIRDSASTIQRNSSAVSASTGELSKRTEAQAASLEETAAAVEEITVTVRSSAERAREANNVVAATKKTADNSGAVVGDAVAAMDRIEEASQRIEQIIEVIDDIAFQTNLLALNAGIEAARAGEAGKGFAVVAQEVRELAQRSADAAREIKSLIETSSREVTVGSELVQKTGSVLASISQEIIAISGHVETIATASRDQSAALQEVNGSVNAMDQMTQKNASMVAETTQASRLLAGEADTLMALIERFRIIAEPTHLGTRKVA; the protein is encoded by the coding sequence ATGCTGCGCCTTTTCTCTACGTCGATCGTCCGCCAGATCGTTGCGATCACGCTGTTTCTGCTGGCGATCAGCACCGCCGCCATTGTCGGCGTGACCTATTACAATTTGAGCCGTTATGTCATGGACGGCGCCGTTGCCGATGCCAGGGATGCCACCCGCACGATGGCCGTGCTCTACGGCGCGGCCGATCAGGGCGCCAGGATCGAGCTGAAGGACGACCGGCTCTCGACAGTCACGGAAGACGCCATTCCGGCCCTTGCCGATCATTCGCTGGTCGACCGGACCGCGCAGTCGATTGCCGGCGTTGCCACGATCTTCCAGAAGCAGGGTGGCGACTACGTCCGCATCTCCACCAACGTCAAGAAGGAAAACGGCGACCGCGCCGTCGGCACCAAGCTCGTTGCCGAGCATCCCGCTCAGCCGGTTCTCGCCAGGGGCGAGGCCTATTACGGCCAGGCGGAGCTTTTCGGCCGCAAATTCATGACCGGCTATTTCCCGATCAAGAACACGTCGAACGCCAATGTCGGCATTCTCTTCATCGGCATTCCGATGGAGGTCTACTATCAGCGTATGTATGAGCTGCAGATGCTGGTTCTCGGCGTCGGCGCCATTGTCATGCTCATCGTTGGTGTTCTCGCCTTCTATGCCATCCGCCTGTCGGTGAAGCCTTTGCAGGCGCTGACCGCGAGCGTTCACGCGATTTCCTCGGGCGATCTCGATGGAGCCATCCCCTGTGTTGCAAAGAAGAACGAGTTCGGCGATATCGGCCGGGCCTTGGCGCTTTTCCGCGACAGCGCCCGCGCCAGGCGCGACCTGGAAACGCAGGCTGCCGAACAGCGCTCTTTGAGCGATGCCGAACGCGCCAGGAACGATGCCGACAAGCGCTCGCTCGACGGCCAGATCGACTTTGCCGTCAACCAGCTTGCCGCCGGCCTCGGACGCCTGTCGCAGGGCGATGTCTCGCAAACGATCGGCACGCCCTTCGTCGGCCGGTTGGAACAGCTGCGTGTCGATTTCAACGCTTCCCTCCTGCGGCTCCAGGATACGCTGTCCGGTATCCGCGACAGCGCCTCGACCATCCAGCGCAACAGTAGCGCCGTCTCGGCTTCAACAGGCGAGCTTTCGAAGCGCACCGAGGCACAGGCGGCGAGCCTCGAGGAGACAGCCGCAGCTGTCGAGGAGATCACCGTCACCGTTCGCTCGTCGGCCGAGCGTGCCCGCGAAGCCAACAATGTCGTCGCCGCGACCAAGAAGACGGCCGACAATTCCGGCGCCGTGGTCGGCGATGCCGTCGCCGCCATGGATCGCATCGAAGAGGCTTCCCAGCGCATCGAGCAGATCATCGAGGTGATCGACGACATCGCCTTCCAGACCAATCTTCTGGCGCTGAATGCCGGCATCGAGGCGGCCCGGGCCGGCGAGGCAGGCAAGGGTTTTGCCGTCGTCGCCCAGGAGGTCCGCGAACTCGCCCAGCGTTCGGCCGATGCGGCGCGCGAGATCAAGTCGCTGATCGAGACATCCAGCCGCGAGGTGACGGTGGGCTCCGAACTGGTCCAGAAGACCGGCAGCGTCCTTGCCTCGATCAGCCAGGAGATTATCGCGATCAGCGGCCATGTCGAGACCATCGCCACCGCAAGCCGCGATCAGTCGGCCGCCTTGCAGGAGGTTAACGGGTCGGTCAACGCCATGGACCAGATGACCCAGAAGAACGCCTCGATGGTGGCCGAGACCACGCAGGCAAGCCGATTGCTCGCCGGCGAGGCCGATACGCTGATGGCGCTCATCGAGCGCTTCCGCATCATCGCAGAGCCCACTCACCTGGGGACAAGGAAAGTCGCCTGA
- the aceA gene encoding isocitrate lyase, whose protein sequence is MTDFYKLVPNTSAGRFDGIERPYSADDVQRLRGSVALRHTLAELGADRLWRLLHQEDFVNALGALSGNQAMQMVRAGLKAIYLSGWQVAADANTASAMYPDQSLYPANAGPELAKRINRTLQRADQIETSEDQGLSVETWFAPIVADAEAGFGGPLNAFEIMKAYIEAGAAGVHFEDQLASEKKCGHLGGKVLIPTAAHIRNLDAARLAADVMGVATLVIARTDAEAAKLLTSDIDERDQPFVDYDAGRTVEGFYQVRNGIEPCIARAVAYASHCDLIWCETSKPDLDQARRFAEGVHKVHPGKLLAYNCSPSFNWKKNLDEATIAKFQRELGAMGYKFQFITLAGFHQLNYGMYELARGYRQRQMSAYSELQQAEFAAEVNGYTATKHQREVGTGYFDAVSLAITGGRSSTTAMHGSTEHAQFKPAAE, encoded by the coding sequence ATGACGGATTTTTACAAGCTTGTCCCAAACACATCGGCAGGCCGCTTCGACGGCATCGAAAGGCCCTATTCGGCCGATGACGTGCAGCGGCTCAGAGGTTCGGTGGCGCTGCGCCATACGCTGGCCGAATTGGGGGCGGACCGGTTGTGGCGGCTCCTGCACCAGGAGGATTTCGTCAATGCGCTTGGCGCGCTTTCCGGCAATCAGGCCATGCAGATGGTGCGCGCCGGGCTGAAGGCGATCTATCTCTCCGGCTGGCAGGTGGCGGCCGACGCCAATACGGCATCTGCGATGTATCCGGATCAGTCGCTCTATCCGGCCAATGCCGGGCCGGAGCTTGCCAAACGCATCAACCGCACGCTGCAGCGCGCCGATCAGATCGAGACCTCGGAGGACCAGGGGCTTTCGGTCGAGACCTGGTTTGCGCCGATCGTTGCCGATGCGGAAGCCGGCTTCGGCGGACCGCTCAACGCCTTCGAAATCATGAAGGCCTATATCGAGGCGGGTGCTGCCGGCGTTCACTTCGAGGACCAGCTCGCCTCGGAGAAGAAATGCGGCCATCTCGGCGGCAAGGTGCTGATCCCGACGGCAGCCCACATCCGCAATCTCGACGCCGCCCGGCTCGCCGCCGACGTCATGGGCGTGGCGACGCTCGTCATCGCCCGTACCGACGCGGAAGCGGCAAAGCTTTTGACCTCCGATATCGACGAGCGCGACCAGCCCTTCGTCGACTATGATGCCGGGCGCACGGTCGAAGGCTTCTATCAGGTCAGAAACGGCATCGAGCCCTGCATCGCCCGGGCTGTGGCCTATGCCTCGCATTGCGATCTCATCTGGTGCGAGACCTCGAAGCCCGACCTCGATCAGGCACGGCGTTTTGCCGAAGGCGTGCACAAGGTCCACCCCGGCAAGCTGCTCGCCTATAATTGCTCGCCGTCCTTCAACTGGAAGAAGAACCTCGACGAGGCGACGATCGCAAAGTTCCAGCGCGAACTCGGGGCGATGGGCTACAAGTTCCAGTTCATCACGCTGGCCGGCTTCCACCAGCTAAACTACGGCATGTACGAGCTGGCGCGCGGCTACAGGCAGCGGCAGATGTCGGCCTATTCCGAGCTGCAGCAGGCGGAATTCGCCGCCGAGGTCAACGGCTATACCGCCACCAAACATCAGCGCGAGGTCGGCACCGGTTATTTCGACGCCGTGTCGCTCGCCATCACCGGCGGCCGGTCGTCGACCACGGCGATGCACGGCTCGACTGAACACGCGCAATTCAAACCGGCTGCGGAATAA
- a CDS encoding methyl-accepting chemotaxis protein, translating into MLIDKILSRFRIKTKVLIFVLPFVVTISAVGLTGLYASGLLQGRMEISNSVLQSLSGFKDLYGSMDDFLRVTSQQARDKLLTDLTTQQGVLEQTLNQVGEEAAGRDSLAEASRRTKDISGVVGKLWGLHEQEQALHEQIDAAQKSLISTRFTVSYQAEELQTALQNDEGAATITLRTADRLLKGGDFLGTVASGYSKPQTPEDKIAFINEQMPAIIKSQRLIAISVPTNQKNVIDALAATIDSIKAITAMPAPTDENIAELGRLVSRFRQTSTYTQLTATQKMREATQRFAELEGRIGQTNSVLQDTRRLENSVYSLQIVLSDFLANSSKENLVRLQQQAGTLGKDMQVLITSAKGMGFAEGISGAIQPALDAISGGGSKIVDTISERVTAYAAARQELDQIWTKLTDFAELQKQTAGTERTQANGISVITTGFGILLSILGGIALVLTLQRPISQITAAMRRIAEGALETSISGEQRHDEIGDMARALGIFKENAISKIRIEEQSDEERAAAEHERQRNDADKREMDRQIEFAVNALAAGLERMSQGDISTTIETPFIGRLEQLRQDFNGSMMRLQATMSQIRDNVELIQGNGNQMAQSAEDLSKRTEQQAASLEETAAAVDEITVTVRSSAERAKDADQIVRQAKRSADDSAVVVSNAIDAMGRIEDASRQIEQIIGVIDEIAFQTNLLALNAGIEAARAGEAGKGFAVVAMEVRELAQRSAAAAQEIKGLINKSTNEVSSGSQFVQETGTVLAKISAQIVTISQHVEMIARASHDQSNALQSVNATVNQMDQMTQQNAAMVEETTAASRELADEAGSLRRLIQQFKIDGEAGETQVYRAA; encoded by the coding sequence ATGTTGATTGACAAGATTCTTTCCCGCTTCAGGATCAAGACGAAGGTCCTGATCTTCGTTCTGCCTTTCGTCGTCACCATCTCGGCGGTGGGCCTGACGGGCCTTTACGCTTCGGGACTGCTGCAGGGCCGCATGGAAATATCCAACAGCGTGCTGCAGTCGCTGAGCGGGTTCAAGGATCTCTACGGTTCGATGGACGATTTCCTGCGCGTCACCAGCCAGCAGGCGCGCGACAAGCTGCTCACCGATCTGACGACCCAGCAGGGCGTGCTCGAACAGACGCTGAACCAGGTCGGTGAAGAAGCCGCCGGCCGCGACAGCCTTGCCGAAGCATCGCGCCGCACCAAGGACATTTCTGGCGTCGTCGGCAAGCTCTGGGGTCTGCATGAGCAGGAACAGGCGCTACATGAACAGATCGACGCGGCGCAGAAGAGCCTGATCAGCACCCGCTTCACGGTCTCCTACCAGGCTGAGGAATTGCAGACTGCGCTTCAGAACGACGAGGGTGCCGCCACCATCACCCTGCGCACCGCCGACCGCCTGCTGAAGGGCGGCGATTTCCTCGGCACGGTCGCCAGCGGCTACAGCAAGCCGCAGACGCCTGAGGACAAGATCGCCTTCATCAACGAACAGATGCCTGCAATCATCAAATCGCAGCGGCTGATCGCCATCTCGGTTCCGACCAATCAGAAGAACGTCATCGACGCCCTGGCCGCGACCATCGACAGTATCAAGGCGATCACTGCGATGCCCGCTCCGACCGACGAGAACATCGCCGAACTCGGCCGTCTCGTGTCGCGCTTCCGCCAGACCTCGACCTATACGCAGCTGACCGCGACGCAGAAGATGCGAGAAGCGACACAGCGTTTTGCCGAGCTCGAGGGCCGCATCGGCCAGACCAACTCCGTCCTTCAGGATACCCGGCGCCTCGAAAATTCCGTCTATTCGCTGCAGATCGTTCTTTCCGATTTCCTCGCCAATTCAAGCAAGGAAAATCTCGTGCGTCTGCAGCAGCAAGCCGGCACGCTCGGCAAGGACATGCAGGTGCTGATCACCAGCGCCAAGGGCATGGGCTTTGCCGAAGGCATATCCGGCGCAATCCAGCCCGCACTCGACGCCATCTCCGGCGGCGGCTCGAAGATCGTCGATACGATCAGCGAGCGCGTCACCGCCTATGCCGCTGCCCGCCAGGAGCTCGACCAGATCTGGACGAAGCTGACCGATTTCGCCGAGCTGCAGAAGCAGACGGCCGGTACCGAGCGCACCCAGGCAAACGGCATCTCCGTCATCACCACCGGTTTCGGTATCCTCCTGTCGATCCTCGGCGGCATCGCCCTGGTTCTGACGCTGCAGCGCCCGATCAGCCAGATCACCGCCGCCATGCGCCGTATCGCCGAAGGGGCGCTGGAGACCAGCATCTCCGGCGAGCAGCGTCACGATGAAATCGGCGACATGGCCCGCGCGCTCGGCATCTTCAAGGAAAACGCCATCTCGAAGATCCGCATCGAAGAGCAGAGCGACGAGGAACGCGCCGCCGCCGAACATGAGCGCCAGCGCAACGACGCCGACAAGCGCGAGATGGATCGCCAGATCGAATTCGCCGTCAACGCGCTCGCTGCCGGCCTCGAACGCATGTCGCAGGGCGATATCTCGACGACGATCGAGACGCCCTTCATCGGCCGTCTCGAACAGCTGCGCCAGGATTTCAACGGCTCGATGATGCGCCTGCAGGCGACGATGAGCCAGATCCGCGACAATGTCGAACTCATCCAGGGCAACGGCAACCAGATGGCCCAGTCGGCCGAGGATCTCTCCAAGCGCACTGAACAGCAGGCTGCCTCTCTCGAAGAGACCGCGGCCGCCGTCGATGAGATCACCGTCACGGTCCGCTCGTCGGCCGAACGCGCCAAGGATGCCGACCAGATCGTCCGCCAGGCCAAACGCAGCGCCGACGATTCCGCCGTCGTCGTCAGCAATGCGATCGATGCGATGGGCCGCATCGAGGATGCCTCGCGCCAGATCGAGCAGATCATCGGCGTCATCGACGAGATCGCCTTCCAGACCAACCTGCTGGCGCTCAATGCCGGCATCGAGGCGGCGCGTGCCGGTGAAGCCGGCAAGGGCTTTGCAGTCGTCGCGATGGAAGTCCGCGAACTGGCCCAGCGCTCGGCCGCCGCGGCGCAGGAGATCAAGGGCCTGATCAACAAGTCGACCAACGAGGTCAGTTCCGGCTCGCAATTCGTGCAGGAGACCGGCACGGTACTCGCCAAGATCAGCGCCCAGATCGTCACGATCAGCCAGCATGTCGAGATGATCGCCCGCGCCAGCCACGACCAGTCCAATGCACTGCAGAGCGTCAACGCGACGGTCAATCAGATGGACCAGATGACGCAGCAGAACGCCGCCATGGTGGAAGAGACGACAGCCGCCAGCCGCGAACTGGCCGACGAGGCGGGTTCGCTGCGGCGTCTCATCCAGCAGTTCAAGATCGATGGCGAGGCGGGTGAGACGCAGGTCTACCGCGCCGCCTGA
- a CDS encoding ABC transporter ATP-binding protein: protein MKSLGNIRRSFAPWTDPSAKPFISIKNVTKRFGDFTAVDNLSLDIYHREFFALLGASGCGKSTLLRMLAGFEQPTSGEIVLDGTDMAGTPPYRRPVNMMFQSYALFPHMTVEKNIAFGLRQDGMAKDEISERVSQMLKLVKLEQFASRKPNQLSGGQRQRVALARSLAKRPKVLLLDEPLGALDKKLREETQFELMDLQQSLGLTFVVVTHDQEEAMTMADRIAVMSHGKVVEVATPAEIYEAPNCRFVADFIGDVNIFDGKVASSGNGTVEISVDSGFSVRVAASETPSAGSAAGFAIRPEKMRVGRTPPINASVNAARGELWDIAYLGDMTVFHVKLQSGNIVKASSLNAQRSVDDPFTYDQDVWVSFDENAGVLLKD from the coding sequence ATGAAGTCTTTAGGCAATATTCGCCGCTCTTTCGCACCTTGGACCGATCCGTCCGCCAAGCCCTTCATTTCCATCAAGAATGTCACCAAGCGTTTCGGCGATTTCACCGCCGTCGATAACCTGTCGCTTGATATCTATCACCGCGAGTTCTTTGCACTGCTCGGCGCCTCCGGCTGCGGCAAGTCGACGCTTCTGCGCATGCTTGCCGGTTTCGAGCAACCGACCTCGGGCGAAATCGTGCTCGACGGCACTGACATGGCAGGCACGCCGCCCTATCGCCGCCCGGTCAACATGATGTTCCAGTCCTATGCGCTTTTCCCGCACATGACGGTCGAGAAGAACATCGCCTTCGGCCTCAGGCAGGATGGCATGGCGAAGGACGAGATATCAGAGCGCGTCTCGCAGATGCTGAAGCTCGTCAAGCTCGAGCAGTTCGCCTCCCGCAAGCCGAACCAGCTTTCCGGCGGCCAGCGCCAGCGCGTGGCGCTGGCCCGTTCGCTTGCCAAGCGCCCGAAGGTGCTGCTGCTCGACGAACCGCTCGGCGCGCTCGATAAGAAGCTGCGCGAGGAAACCCAGTTCGAGTTGATGGACCTGCAGCAGAGCCTCGGCCTCACCTTCGTCGTCGTCACCCACGACCAGGAAGAGGCGATGACCATGGCCGATCGTATCGCCGTCATGAGCCACGGCAAGGTCGTGGAGGTGGCGACGCCGGCGGAGATCTACGAGGCGCCGAATTGCCGTTTCGTCGCGGATTTCATTGGCGACGTGAACATCTTCGACGGAAAAGTTGCCTCATCGGGCAACGGCACCGTCGAGATATCAGTCGATAGCGGCTTCAGCGTGCGTGTCGCCGCTTCCGAAACACCCTCGGCAGGCAGCGCCGCCGGCTTTGCCATCCGGCCGGAAAAAATGCGGGTCGGGCGGACGCCTCCCATCAACGCTTCGGTCAACGCCGCCAGAGGCGAACTCTGGGATATCGCGTATCTCGGCGACATGACCGTCTTCCATGTGAAATTGCAGAGCGGCAACATCGTCAAGGCCTCCTCCCTCAATGCGCAGCGCTCCGTCGACGACCCCTTCACCTACGATCAGGACGTCTGGGTCTCCTTCGACGAGAATGCCGGCGTCCTGCTGAAGGATTGA
- a CDS encoding polyamine ABC transporter substrate-binding protein encodes MSSTFLCVTAAAVAALFAAAPAFAQERVVNVYNWSDYIDSSILEDFTKETGIKVVYDTFDSNETLETKLLAGGSGYDVVVPTVSFMQRQIAAGVYQKLDKSKLPNLVNMWDVIMKGVASFDPGNEYSVDYMWGTTGIGYNVDKVKAALGTDEKPNWDALFDPAKAAKLKDCGIYMLDSPTDVVPSVLAYLGRNPNSTDPADLKKAQEVLVAVRPFVRKFHSSEYISALANGDICIALGYSGDMFQARDRAKEANAGVKVDYSVPSQGAQIFFDVFGIPKDAPHVAEAHEFINYMMKPEVIAKASNFVFYANGNKASQQFLDKEVLDDTAIYPTPEVMAKLFTVPPLDPKTQRLVTRLWTTVVTGQ; translated from the coding sequence ATGAGTTCAACCTTCCTATGCGTGACGGCCGCCGCCGTTGCCGCACTCTTTGCTGCCGCGCCGGCCTTTGCGCAGGAGCGTGTGGTCAACGTCTACAACTGGTCGGATTATATCGACAGTTCCATCCTCGAGGATTTCACCAAGGAAACCGGCATCAAGGTCGTCTACGACACCTTCGATTCCAACGAGACGCTGGAAACCAAGCTCCTGGCCGGCGGTTCGGGTTATGACGTCGTCGTTCCCACGGTCTCCTTCATGCAGCGCCAGATCGCCGCCGGCGTCTACCAGAAGCTCGACAAGTCGAAACTGCCGAACCTCGTCAACATGTGGGACGTCATCATGAAGGGTGTCGCGTCCTTCGATCCCGGCAACGAATACAGCGTCGACTACATGTGGGGCACGACGGGCATCGGCTACAATGTCGACAAGGTCAAGGCTGCCCTCGGCACCGACGAAAAGCCCAATTGGGATGCGTTGTTCGACCCGGCGAAGGCGGCCAAACTCAAGGATTGCGGCATCTATATGCTGGATTCCCCGACGGATGTCGTGCCCTCCGTGCTCGCCTATCTCGGACGCAATCCCAATAGCACCGATCCCGCGGATCTGAAGAAGGCGCAGGAGGTCCTCGTTGCGGTTCGTCCCTTCGTGCGCAAGTTCCATTCCTCGGAATATATCAGCGCCCTTGCGAACGGCGATATCTGCATAGCACTCGGTTATTCCGGCGACATGTTCCAGGCCCGCGACCGCGCTAAGGAAGCCAATGCCGGCGTCAAGGTGGATTATTCGGTCCCGTCGCAGGGCGCCCAGATCTTCTTTGACGTCTTCGGCATTCCGAAGGATGCGCCGCACGTCGCCGAAGCCCATGAATTCATCAACTACATGATGAAGCCGGAAGTGATCGCCAAGGCCTCGAACTTCGTCTTCTACGCCAACGGTAACAAGGCGTCGCAGCAGTTCCTCGACAAGGAGGTCCTCGACGATACGGCGATCTACCCGACGCCGGAGGTGATGGCGAAGCTCTTCACCGTTCCGCCGCTCGATCCGAAGACACAGCGGCTCGTGACGCGGCTATGGACCACCGTGGTCACCGGCCAATGA
- a CDS encoding LysR family transcriptional regulator, whose amino-acid sequence MKNANWDSYQLFLQVARLGGLTGASTASGLSPATVGRRMLDLEQEVGRALFSRSQTGYRLTQDGQALLDHLQEMEAAARKVEAWRQSGEGGTTVRIAAGTWVAWLLTENFAAIRMPGDGFAISLTIGEARASLAYRESDIGIRAFEPEEANLAARRLGEVAYAVYIRRNAAETDERWIGVAEEEAISAYLRWPHAHAAAGIVATVNRPRSLPDLVRAGAGKTVLPCFVGDLDPELQRQGGELPELRHAQWIVMNAEDRHRPEIRTVADRMTKLIRSYADLFAGKRPSRG is encoded by the coding sequence ATGAAAAACGCGAATTGGGATTCCTACCAGCTTTTCCTGCAGGTCGCCCGCCTCGGCGGCCTGACGGGGGCAAGCACGGCAAGCGGGCTCAGCCCCGCGACCGTCGGCCGACGCATGCTCGATCTCGAACAGGAAGTCGGCCGCGCCTTGTTTTCGCGCAGCCAGACCGGCTACCGCCTGACCCAGGATGGCCAGGCGCTGCTCGATCATCTTCAGGAGATGGAGGCCGCCGCCCGCAAGGTGGAAGCCTGGCGGCAATCGGGCGAGGGCGGCACGACCGTGAGGATCGCCGCCGGCACCTGGGTCGCCTGGCTGCTGACGGAGAATTTCGCGGCAATCCGCATGCCGGGCGATGGCTTTGCGATTTCGCTCACCATCGGCGAGGCGCGGGCGAGCCTTGCCTATCGCGAGAGCGATATCGGCATTCGCGCCTTCGAGCCTGAAGAGGCCAATCTTGCCGCCCGCCGGCTCGGCGAGGTGGCCTATGCCGTCTATATCAGACGCAACGCCGCCGAGACCGATGAACGCTGGATTGGCGTTGCCGAGGAGGAGGCGATATCGGCCTATCTGCGCTGGCCGCATGCCCATGCCGCAGCCGGGATCGTCGCCACCGTCAACCGGCCGCGTTCGCTGCCGGATCTGGTGCGCGCCGGCGCCGGCAAGACCGTACTTCCCTGTTTCGTCGGCGATCTCGACCCTGAATTGCAGCGCCAGGGTGGCGAGTTGCCGGAATTGCGCCACGCGCAGTGGATCGTCATGAATGCCGAGGACCGTCATCGCCCGGAGATCCGCACAGTCGCCGACCGCATGACCAAGCTGATCCGAAGTTATGCCGATCTCTTCGCCGGAAAACGGCCGAGCCGTGGCTGA
- a CDS encoding SMc00767 family acetate metabolism repressor — MASISRVRERAEEQSTSMSEDQQTTIRMLANDLHRLNQSVMKAVEAGVSVELVRSARHHGGDGNWGDLLIPVVVTNRH; from the coding sequence ATGGCATCCATTTCACGCGTCAGGGAACGGGCCGAGGAACAGTCGACCAGCATGAGCGAGGATCAGCAGACGACAATCCGCATGCTCGCCAACGACCTGCATCGGCTGAACCAATCGGTCATGAAAGCCGTCGAGGCCGGCGTCTCGGTCGAGCTGGTGCGCTCGGCCCGCCATCATGGCGGCGACGGCAACTGGGGCGACCTGCTGATCCCCGTCGTCGTCACCAACCGGCATTGA
- a CDS encoding helix-turn-helix domain-containing protein, whose protein sequence is MAERKIFAGPKVRRIRNALALTQTAMAEALEISPSYLNLIERNQRPLTVQLLLKLASVYRVDLEELRGQTGGSLGQLKEVFADPLLSGELPGDQELVEVAEAAPNAASGMIKLYRAYREQAARLSDLAALMVAEGHAPVAAGRLPLDEVRETLERRSAYFGRIETAAEAFAATLPGGLDLAAGLKDWLRAERGIAVRVLPVHVMPDLRRRFDRHSMRLFISERLSPADRAHEIAVEAATLALLPAIDAELDDLSLSSAEARRIARFELARIAALALAMPYEAFLSATKSTRYDIDILRARFGVSFGHAAARLAMLQRPGAAAIPFFLIEIDAAGHRLRRAGAQGFPQARFGGGCPKLNMHAAFLQPGQILAETVVMPDGASFLTVARTLEGPSVEFGERLRRTAILIGCDAALGEALVYGQATALDAVEIGPACRLCERRGCLSRAEPPVTRPLGLDEMVAGLSAFDFQ, encoded by the coding sequence ATGGCGGAACGGAAGATATTCGCAGGCCCGAAAGTCAGGCGCATCCGCAATGCGCTGGCGCTGACCCAGACCGCCATGGCCGAAGCCCTTGAAATATCTCCGTCCTATCTGAACCTGATCGAGCGCAACCAGCGGCCGCTGACGGTGCAACTCCTTCTCAAGCTTGCAAGCGTCTATAGGGTCGACCTGGAGGAGTTGCGCGGGCAGACCGGCGGCAGTCTCGGCCAGCTCAAGGAAGTCTTTGCCGATCCGTTGCTTTCGGGCGAATTGCCGGGCGACCAGGAATTGGTCGAGGTGGCCGAGGCTGCACCCAATGCCGCAAGCGGTATGATCAAGCTCTACCGCGCCTATCGCGAGCAGGCGGCAAGGCTGTCGGACCTGGCGGCGCTGATGGTTGCCGAAGGCCATGCGCCTGTTGCTGCCGGCCGGTTGCCGCTCGACGAGGTGCGCGAGACGCTGGAGCGCAGGTCTGCCTATTTCGGACGGATCGAGACGGCGGCGGAAGCCTTTGCCGCGACGCTCCCCGGCGGCCTCGATCTTGCCGCCGGCCTGAAGGATTGGCTGCGCGCCGAGCGCGGCATCGCGGTGCGTGTCCTGCCCGTCCACGTCATGCCGGATCTGCGCCGCCGTTTCGATCGCCATTCGATGCGGCTTTTCATCTCAGAACGCCTGTCACCGGCCGACCGCGCGCACGAGATCGCCGTTGAGGCCGCCACCCTCGCTTTACTGCCGGCAATCGATGCCGAACTCGACGATCTCTCGCTCTCCTCCGCCGAGGCGCGCCGCATCGCCCGCTTCGAGCTTGCCCGCATCGCGGCGCTGGCACTCGCAATGCCCTATGAGGCCTTCCTATCGGCGACGAAATCGACGCGCTACGATATCGATATTCTTCGTGCGCGCTTCGGCGTCTCCTTCGGCCACGCCGCCGCGCGTCTCGCCATGCTCCAGCGCCCCGGGGCGGCCGCAATCCCCTTCTTTCTGATCGAGATCGATGCTGCGGGCCACAGGCTGCGCCGGGCGGGCGCTCAGGGCTTTCCGCAGGCCCGTTTCGGCGGCGGCTGTCCGAAGCTCAACATGCACGCCGCCTTCCTGCAGCCGGGTCAGATCCTGGCCGAAACGGTGGTCATGCCTGACGGCGCATCCTTCCTGACGGTCGCCCGCACCCTGGAGGGGCCGAGCGTCGAATTCGGCGAAAGGCTGCGGCGCACCGCGATCCTGATCGGCTGCGACGCCGCCCTTGGCGAGGCCCTGGTTTACGGCCAGGCGACGGCGCTCGACGCGGTTGAAATCGGTCCGGCCTGTCGCCTTTGCGAGCGGCGCGGCTGCCTTTCCCGCGCCGAACCGCCGGTGACCAGACCGCTTGGGCTCGACGAGATGGTGGCGGGGCTCAGCGCCTTCGACTTCCAGTGA